From the Lolium rigidum isolate FL_2022 chromosome 2, APGP_CSIRO_Lrig_0.1, whole genome shotgun sequence genome, one window contains:
- the LOC124691940 gene encoding histone H4 isoform X1 gives MSGRGKGGKGLGKGGAKRHRKVLRDNIQGITKPAIRRLARRGGVKRISGLIYEETRGVLKIFLENVIRDAVTYTEHARRKTVTAMDVVYALKRQGRTLYGFGG, from the coding sequence ATGTCCGGCCgcggcaagggaggcaagggGCTCGGGAAGGGCGGCGCCAAGCGCCACCGCAAGGTCCTCCGCGACAACATCCAGGGCATCACCAAGCCGGCCATCCGGAGGCTTGCTCGCCGTGGCGGCGTCAAGCGCATCTCCGGCCTCATCTACGAGGAGACCCGCGGCGTCCTCAAGATcttcctcgagaacgtcatccgcgacgCCGTCACCTACACTGAGCACGCCCGCCGCAAGACCGTCACCGCCATGGACGTCGTCTATGCGCTCAAGCGCCAGGGACGCACCCTCTACGGCTTCGGCGGTTAG
- the LOC124691940 gene encoding histone H4 isoform X2: MSGRGKGGKGLGKGGPAIRRLARRGGVKRISGLIYEETRGVLKIFLENVIRDAVTYTEHARRKTVTAMDVVYALKRQGRTLYGFGG; this comes from the exons ATGTCCGGCCgcggcaagggaggcaagggGCTCGGGAAGGGCGGC CCGGCCATCCGGAGGCTTGCTCGCCGTGGCGGCGTCAAGCGCATCTCCGGCCTCATCTACGAGGAGACCCGCGGCGTCCTCAAGATcttcctcgagaacgtcatccgcgacgCCGTCACCTACACTGAGCACGCCCGCCGCAAGACCGTCACCGCCATGGACGTCGTCTATGCGCTCAAGCGCCAGGGACGCACCCTCTACGGCTTCGGCGGTTAG
- the LOC124691938 gene encoding outer envelope protein 80, chloroplastic-like, whose protein sequence is MGPRRDVRFVSSGIKLPRASPAPAPTPTPAHALLSAALPFAHIGRAIDAAARHVAASFPRLPAARAETAAAPLPRRLGKDGGEERVLISEVAVRGKDGEPLERPELEEAAAAALRACRPNAALTVREVQEDVHRVVESGLFRSCMPVAVDTRDGIRLVFEVEPNQDFQGLVCEGANMLPSKFLDDSFRDRHGKIINIRHLDQVIKSVNGWYQERGLTGMVSYAEILSGGILRLQVSEAEVNNINIRFLDRKTGEPTIGKTQPDTILRQLTTKKGQAYNRAQVKRDVETILTMGIMEDVTIIPQPVGDSNKVDLVMNLVERPSGGFSAGGGISSGITNGPLSGLIGSFAYSHRNVFGRNKKLNLSLERGQIDSIFRLNYTDPWIDGDNKRTSRTVMVQNSRTPGTLIHSGDRPDHGAITIGRVTAGIEYSRPFRPKWSGTLGLIFQHAGARDDQGNPVIRDSYNSQLTASGNPYDDTVLAKLESVYTDSGDRSSTMFVFNVEQGLPILPEWLSFNRVTARLRQGYEIGPARLLLSASGGHVEGNFSPHEAFAIGGTNSVRGYEEGAVGSGRSYAVGSGEVSCRMFGPLEGVLFGDYGSDLGSGPKVPGDPAGARGKPGSGYGYGVGIRVDSPLGPLRLEYAFNDKQARRFHFGVGHRN, encoded by the exons atgggcccccgtcGAGACGTCCGCTTCGTCTCCTCCGGCATCAAGCTCCCGCGCGCCTCCCCGGCCCCTGCCCCTACCCCTACCCCGGCGCACGCCCTGCTATCCGCCGCGCTCCCCTTCGCGCACATCGGCCGCGCCATCGACGCCGCGGCCCGCCACGTCGCCGCGTCGTTCCCCCGCCTCCCGGCCGCGCGGGCCGAGACGGCGGCCGCGCCCTTGCCGCGGAGGCTCGGGAAGGACGGGGGCGAGGAGCGGGTGCTGATCAGCGAGGTGGCGGTGCGCGGGAAGGACGGGGAGCCCCTGGAGCGGCCCGAGctggaggaggccgcggcggcggcgctgcgcgcGTGCCGCCCCAACGCGGCGCTCACGGTGCGGGAGGTGCAGGAGGATGTGCACCGCGTCGTGGAGAGCGGCCTCTTCCGTTCCTGCATGCCCGTGGCTGTCGACACCCGTGATGGCATCCGCCTTGTCTTCGAG GTCGAGCCGAACCAGGACTTCCAAGGGCTGGTCTGTGAGGGTGCCAACATGCTGCCTTCCAAGTTCCTAGATGACTCATTCCGTGACCGCCATG GGAAAATAATCAACATAAGACATCTAGATCAAGTGATCAAGTCCGTTAACGGGTGGTATCAGGAGCGTGGTCTTACTGGCATG GTTTCTTATGCTGAGATCCTTTCTGGAGGAATTCTGAGGTTACAAGTTTCTGAAGCCGAGGTTAATAATATCAATATTCGCTTTCTGGATAGAAAAAC TGGTGAACCAACTATTGGAAAGACACAACCAGATACCATACTTCGGCAACTTACCACCAAGAAGGGTCAG GCTTACAACAGAGCACAAGTGAAAAGAGATGTTGAAACAATACTCACTATGGGAATTATGGAGGATGTAACAATAATTCCGCAGCCAGTCGGAG ATTCTAATAAAGTTGATCTGGTCATGAATCTTGTTGAACGCCCTTCTGGTGGCTTCTCTGCGGGTGGTGGCATTTCGAGTGG GATAACAAATGGTCCTCTTTCTGGACTAATTGGCAG CTTTGCATATTCTCATCGGAATGTTTTTGGGAGGAACAAGAAGTTGAATCTCTCACTAGAGAGGGGCCAAATAGATTCTATATTTCGTTTAAACTACACTGACCCTTGGATCGACGGCGACAATAAGAGGACCTCCAGAACTGTCATGGTTCAG AACTCTAGGACTCCTGGAACACTTATCCATAGTGGGGACCGTCCTGACCATGGGGCTATTACAATTGGACGAGTAACTGCTGGCATTGAATATAGTCGACCATTCCGGCCTAAATGGAGCGgcacacttggattgatatttcaG CATGCTGGTGCTCGTGATGACCAAGGCAACCCTGTGATCAGAGATTCGTATAACAGCCAATTAACAGCTAG TGGAAATCCTTATGATGACACAGTACTTGCTAAGCTTGAAAGTGTTTATACAGATTCTGGAGATCGTAGCTCTACAATG TTCGTTTTCAACGTTGAGCAAGGTCTGCCCATTCTTCCAGAGTGGCTTAGCTTCAACAGAGTGACAGCACGTTTGAGGCAGGGGTATGAAATTGGGCCTGCTCGACTTCTTCTAAG TGCTTCCGGAGGTCATGTGGAAGGAAACTTTTCGCCTCATGAAGCATTCGCAATTGGTGGGACAAATAGTGTAAGAGGATACGAAGAAGGTGCTGTTGGTTCTGGCCGTTCATATGCCGTTGGTAGTGGAGAAGTCTCTTGCCGCATG TTTGGTCCGTTGGAAGGCGTTTTGTTTGGTGATTATGGTAGTGATCTTGGCTCTGGTCCAAAGGTTCCTG GTGACCCAGCGGGAGCCCGTGGAAAGCCAGGAAGTGGTTACGGATACGGTGTTGGCATCCGTGTGGACTCCCCACTGGGACCTTTGAGACTTGAATATGCTTTCAACGATAAACAAGCAAGACGCTTTCACTTTGGGGTTGGTCACAGAAATTAA
- the LOC124686708 gene encoding histone deacetylase HDT2-like, with amino-acid sequence MEFWGIEVKPGQSVKVSPEDDHFLHISQGAFGEVKKDDKATMFVKVDDQKLSIGTLSTDKFPQIPFDLVFEKEFELSHTSKSSSVFFSGYMVFQPAEGDEMDFDSEEESEDEQVEEKIVPATKENAKAEAKDKKPKQVKIEPAAAKPIFGKSKKDEDSDDDDESDDESDDDSEGQLIPIGSDDSDDSSEEDDESDDEEEEETPKKPETGKKRAAESVLKTPASDKKAKVATPSGQKTGDKKGAVHVATPHPAKKAGKTPATNEKSPKSGGSVACKSCPKTFNSENALQAHSNAKHKAAA; translated from the exons aTGGAGTTCTGGG GCATCGAGGTTAAGCCTGGACAGTCGGTCAAGGTCTCACCTGAAGATGACCACTTCCTGCACATCTCTCAG GGTGCCTTTGGTGAGGTCAAGAAAGACGACAAGGCGACCATGTTCGTGAAGGTGGACGACCAGAAGCTGTCCATTGGGACCCTGTCTACTGACAAGTTCCCCCAGATCCCGTTCGACCTGGTCTTCGAGAAGGAGTTTGAGCTCTCGCACACCTCCAAGTCCTCCAGTGTCTTCTTCTCCGGGTACATGGTTTTCCAGCCGGCTGAAGGAGACGAGATGGATTTTGACTCTGAAGAAGAATCTGAAG ATGAACAGGTGGAGGAGAAAATCGTTCCGGCCACCAAGGAAAATG CCAAAGCTGAAGCAAAGGACAAGAAGCCAAAACAAGTCAAGATTGAGCCTGCTGCTGCGAAACCAATCTTTGGAAAGAGTAAGAAGGATGAagacagtgatgatgatgatgagagtgatgatgagagCGATGATGATTCCGAGGGACAGTTGATTCCTATTGGAAGCGATGATTCT GATGATAGCTCTGAAGaggatgatgagagtgatgatgaggaggaagaagaaacacCCAAG AAGCCAGAGACTGGGAAGAAGAGGGCAGCTGAAAGTGTGTTGAAGACGCCTGCTTCCGACAAGAAGGCAAAGGTTGCAACACCGTCTGGTCAGAAGACAG GTGACAAGAAGGGGGCTGTCCATGTGGCCACTCCGCACCCTGCAAAGAAGGCAGGCAAGACCCCTGCAACAAATGAGAAGTCACCCAAATCTGGTGGGTCTGTCGCGTGCAAGTCCTGCCCCAA GACCTTCAACAGTGAGAATGCTCTGCAAGCCCACTCGAACGCCAAGCACAAGGCTGCCGCCTAG